One Deinococcus sp. Leaf326 genomic window carries:
- a CDS encoding tyrosine-type recombinase/integrase, which yields MTLAQVTSDLLTQTTTWINLHDDELKRRATLAARDKDAAALTDLSVAYLAHLGGSGVLTSPKTIEAYRIGIRQYVAHTQAHAIGILRPSRHAPQHYVSSLLAQGRKPASVQLKIAAARCLYRALRWAGATEADPFKDVRIPKDHTTGLEKRPPYTEQDIERVLEHASPHDRFLLLLTAHAGLRIAEALALTWADFDLERRRLRVTGKGRKSRTVPMSARLVEAATQYRVLYGPGGEAHQNDENGQRRRTTPHLQAFRYRTVQNAVHAMKTPFAQAGVPWRGFHAARKHAGTKLLKRTGDLATVAAFLGHSSVDTTRNSYAAVASDAASDEMTDW from the coding sequence ATGACCCTCGCTCAAGTCACCTCCGATCTCCTCACCCAGACCACTACCTGGATCAACCTCCATGATGACGAGCTCAAACGCCGCGCCACCCTCGCCGCCCGCGATAAGGATGCGGCCGCCCTCACCGACCTCTCCGTTGCCTACCTCGCCCACCTCGGCGGGAGCGGCGTCCTCACCAGCCCGAAGACCATTGAGGCCTACCGCATCGGTATCCGCCAGTACGTCGCCCACACCCAAGCCCACGCCATCGGCATCCTGCGCCCCAGCCGCCACGCCCCCCAGCACTACGTCAGCAGCCTCCTCGCCCAGGGCCGCAAACCCGCCAGCGTCCAACTCAAGATCGCCGCCGCTCGCTGTCTCTACCGCGCGCTGCGCTGGGCCGGCGCCACCGAAGCTGATCCCTTCAAGGACGTCCGCATTCCCAAGGACCACACCACTGGCCTGGAGAAGCGGCCGCCCTACACAGAGCAGGACATCGAGCGTGTGCTTGAGCACGCCTCCCCCCATGACCGCTTCCTGCTGTTGCTCACCGCACACGCCGGCCTGCGCATCGCCGAGGCCCTCGCCCTCACTTGGGCCGACTTCGACCTCGAGCGCCGACGCCTCCGCGTGACCGGCAAAGGCCGCAAGAGCCGCACCGTCCCTATGAGTGCCCGCCTCGTCGAGGCCGCCACCCAGTACCGCGTCCTCTACGGCCCCGGCGGCGAAGCCCACCAGAACGACGAGAATGGCCAGCGCCGCCGCACCACCCCCCACCTCCAGGCCTTCCGGTACCGCACCGTCCAGAATGCCGTCCACGCCATGAAGACCCCCTTCGCCCAAGCTGGGGTGCCTTGGCGTGGCTTCCACGCCGCCCGGAAGCATGCCGGGACAAAACTGCTCAAGCGCACGGGCGACCTGGCCACCGTCGCCGCTTTCCTCGGGCATAGCTCTGTCGACACGACCCGCAACAGTTACGCTGCTGTCGCCTCTGATGCTGCCTCCGACGAGATGACCGACTGGTAA